The Streptomyces sp. NBC_01268 genome window below encodes:
- a CDS encoding response regulator transcription factor → MTVRILLCDDHAVVRAGLLALLGSAPDIEVVGEAGSGEEAVAMAGHLRPDVVLMDLQLGPGIDGVEATRRIAGPASGVHVLVLTTYDTDADITRAIEAGATGYLLKAERPEELFAAIHSAAQGRTTLSPPVASRVMDRMRGAAGPTLTDRERDILGQLAHGLGNREIARALFISEATVKTHLGRIYAKLGVDTRAGAVAVAKEQRLLP, encoded by the coding sequence GTGACCGTACGCATCCTGCTCTGCGACGACCACGCCGTCGTCCGCGCCGGACTGCTCGCCCTGCTGGGCAGCGCCCCCGACATCGAGGTGGTCGGCGAGGCGGGCAGCGGCGAGGAGGCCGTCGCGATGGCCGGCCACCTGCGGCCGGACGTCGTCCTGATGGACCTCCAGCTCGGGCCCGGCATCGACGGCGTCGAGGCGACCCGGCGGATCGCCGGTCCGGCCTCCGGCGTCCACGTCCTGGTCCTCACCACGTACGACACGGACGCCGACATCACCCGGGCGATCGAGGCGGGCGCCACCGGCTACCTCCTGAAGGCCGAACGGCCCGAGGAGCTGTTCGCCGCGATCCACTCCGCCGCCCAGGGCCGTACGACGCTGTCGCCGCCGGTCGCGAGCCGGGTGATGGACCGGATGCGGGGCGCGGCGGGCCCCACGCTCACCGACCGGGAGCGCGACATCCTCGGGCAGCTGGCGCACGGCCTGGGCAACCGCGAGATCGCGCGGGCGCTGTTCATCAGCGAGGCGACGGTCAAGACCCACCTGGGCCGCATCTACGCGAAGCTGGGCGTCGACACGCGCGCGGGCGCGGTGGCGGTGGCGAAGGAGCAGCGGCTGCTGCCGTAG
- a CDS encoding FAD-dependent monooxygenase — MKITVVGGGPAGLYFSILMKRQDPSHEITVYERNPAGSTYGWGVTYWAGLLDKLRAGDPASAEAVSAASVTWTDGVAIVRDERTTHHGDAGFGIGRRRMLTLLADRARELGVRVEFEHGVGGPDAPELAGSDLVVAADGVHSALREAHADRFGAELTSGRNQYIWLGTTKVFDSFSFAFKETEHGWIWCYAYGFSGERSTCVVECSPATWTGLGLDRMNEADSLNLLEKLFADLLDGAPLIGREHADGSAQWLTFRTLTTRTWHHGNLVLLGDAAHTTHYSIGAGTTLALEDALALAAALRPAGDLDAALTTYGKRRRAELVSAQSAARYSAQWYENLPRYMRLEPAMMFALLGQRHSPLLPHVPPQLYYRLDRAAEQLEPLRRLKRWLGPRVARAVHRSARA, encoded by the coding sequence GTGAAGATCACCGTCGTCGGCGGCGGGCCTGCCGGTCTGTACTTCTCGATCCTGATGAAGCGCCAGGACCCGTCCCACGAGATCACCGTGTACGAGCGGAACCCGGCCGGCTCCACGTACGGCTGGGGCGTCACCTACTGGGCGGGGCTGCTCGACAAGCTGCGGGCGGGCGACCCCGCCTCCGCCGAGGCGGTCTCCGCCGCCTCGGTCACCTGGACCGACGGCGTCGCGATCGTCCGCGACGAGCGGACCACCCACCACGGCGACGCCGGTTTCGGCATCGGGCGCCGCAGGATGCTGACGCTCCTCGCCGACCGGGCCCGGGAGCTCGGCGTGCGCGTCGAGTTCGAGCACGGCGTCGGCGGCCCGGACGCCCCCGAGCTCGCCGGCTCCGACCTGGTCGTCGCCGCCGACGGCGTGCACAGCGCGCTCCGCGAGGCGCACGCCGACCGTTTCGGCGCCGAGCTGACCAGCGGGCGGAACCAGTACATCTGGCTCGGCACGACCAAGGTCTTCGACTCGTTCAGCTTCGCCTTCAAGGAGACCGAGCACGGCTGGATCTGGTGCTACGCGTACGGCTTCAGCGGCGAGCGGTCGACCTGCGTCGTCGAGTGCTCCCCCGCCACCTGGACCGGCCTCGGGCTGGACCGGATGAACGAGGCGGACAGCCTGAACCTGCTGGAGAAGCTGTTCGCCGACCTCCTCGACGGCGCACCGCTGATCGGGCGCGAGCACGCCGACGGCAGCGCGCAGTGGCTGACCTTCCGCACGCTGACCACCCGGACCTGGCACCACGGCAACCTGGTCCTGCTCGGCGACGCGGCCCACACCACCCACTACTCGATCGGCGCGGGCACCACCCTGGCCCTGGAGGACGCCCTCGCGCTGGCCGCCGCCCTGCGCCCGGCGGGCGACCTGGACGCCGCCCTCACCACGTACGGCAAGCGGCGCCGCGCGGAGCTCGTCTCGGCGCAGAGCGCGGCCCGCTACAGCGCGCAGTGGTACGAGAACCTGCCGCGCTACATGCGGCTGGAGCCGGCCATGATGTTCGCCCTGCTCGGCCAGCGCCACTCCCCGCTGCTCCCGCACGTCCCGCCCCAGCTCTACTACCGCCTCGACCGCGCCGCCGAACAGCTGGAGCCGCTGCGCCGTCTCAAGCGCTGGCTGGGGCCCCGGGTGGCGAGGGCGGTGCACCGGTCCGCGCGGGCATGA
- a CDS encoding pentapeptide repeat-containing protein, with protein MKRKTVPKVAKARKPEVRLPPLEAFLGRGLEPDGDYDGVAFDGLDLTGQDGAGARFLDCAVRGCALDEARLTSARFLDSVLEGIRGVGTDLAGAQLRDVELVDARLGGTQLHGAVLERVWVRGGKADYLNLRSARLKDVVFEGCVLSEPDFGGAVLERVEFVDCVLLGADFGGARMKDVDLRTVQRLEIARGVEALSGAVISPTQLLDLAPVFAAHLGVRVVD; from the coding sequence ATGAAGCGGAAGACGGTGCCGAAGGTGGCGAAGGCGAGGAAGCCGGAGGTGCGGCTGCCTCCCCTGGAGGCGTTCCTGGGGCGCGGCCTGGAGCCGGACGGGGACTACGACGGGGTGGCGTTCGACGGCCTGGACCTGACGGGGCAGGACGGCGCGGGGGCGCGGTTCCTGGACTGCGCGGTGCGCGGGTGCGCGCTCGACGAGGCGCGGCTGACGTCGGCCCGCTTCCTCGACTCGGTCCTCGAAGGGATACGGGGCGTGGGCACCGACCTCGCCGGGGCGCAGCTGCGGGACGTGGAGCTGGTGGACGCCCGGCTCGGCGGCACGCAGCTGCACGGCGCGGTCCTGGAGCGGGTGTGGGTGCGGGGCGGCAAGGCCGACTATCTGAACCTGCGGTCGGCCAGGCTGAAGGACGTCGTCTTCGAGGGCTGCGTGCTCAGCGAGCCCGACTTCGGGGGTGCGGTCCTGGAGCGGGTCGAGTTCGTCGACTGCGTCCTGCTGGGGGCGGACTTCGGCGGGGCGCGCATGAAGGACGTCGACCTGCGGACGGTGCAGCGCCTGGAGATCGCCCGCGGGGTGGAGGCTCTGTCGGGCGCGGTGATCTCCCCGACGCAGCTCCTCGACCTGGCGCCGGTGTTCGCGGCGCACCTGGGGGTGCGGGTGGTGGACTGA
- a CDS encoding FAD-dependent oxidoreductase, translated as MRRTRKITIIGGGFAGLTAAVTAAEAGTEVTLYESHHALGGRARTAEGPYLTNDGPHAIYDGGPHWTWLKQRGLLGELAPLPPLEAARIRFHHRGGLRRMPPFGLLRQSFRKGEQAPVDVDFLTWATGLAGEPAARAAASYSGVALYHHDPGALSARFVQERLHRAAALPAEAHFIKGGWGRLIDRMAARARELGVRIETSSRVDALPTDGGPVIVATALSSAARLLDDPSLTWESGRTVLCDLALRTRKGDPFAISDLDAPGWVERFTTQDPGLAPAGEQLIQAQLPIAPGESKADGVAHAERLLDLGFAGWRERAVWRREAVSNGRTGAVDRPGTTWRDRPAIDRGDGVYLAGDQVAAPGVLAEVSFTSAVEAVSLALRASHGTRALDLKRG; from the coding sequence ATGCGACGGACGCGGAAGATCACCATCATCGGCGGCGGCTTCGCCGGACTCACCGCGGCGGTCACGGCCGCCGAGGCGGGCACCGAGGTCACCCTGTACGAGTCGCACCACGCCCTCGGCGGCCGGGCCCGCACCGCGGAGGGCCCGTACCTCACCAACGACGGCCCCCACGCGATCTACGACGGCGGCCCGCACTGGACCTGGCTCAAGCAGCGCGGACTGCTCGGCGAGCTCGCCCCGCTGCCGCCGCTCGAAGCGGCCAGGATCCGCTTCCACCACCGGGGCGGGCTGCGCCGGATGCCCCCGTTCGGGCTCCTGCGCCAGTCCTTCCGCAAGGGCGAGCAGGCCCCCGTGGACGTCGACTTCCTCACCTGGGCGACCGGGCTCGCCGGGGAGCCGGCGGCCCGTGCGGCCGCCTCGTACAGCGGGGTCGCGCTCTACCACCACGACCCGGGCGCGCTGTCGGCCCGCTTCGTGCAGGAGCGGCTGCACCGGGCGGCGGCGCTGCCCGCCGAGGCCCACTTCATCAAGGGCGGCTGGGGCCGGCTGATCGACCGGATGGCGGCGCGCGCCCGCGAACTGGGCGTACGGATCGAGACCTCGTCCCGCGTCGACGCGCTGCCGACGGACGGCGGCCCGGTCATCGTCGCGACCGCCCTCTCCTCGGCGGCCCGGCTGCTCGACGACCCGTCGCTGACCTGGGAGTCGGGGCGCACGGTCCTGTGCGACCTGGCACTGCGCACCCGCAAGGGCGACCCGTTCGCGATCTCCGACCTGGACGCGCCCGGCTGGGTGGAACGCTTCACCACCCAGGACCCGGGCCTGGCCCCCGCCGGCGAGCAACTGATCCAGGCCCAGCTGCCGATCGCCCCCGGCGAGTCGAAGGCGGACGGCGTCGCGCACGCGGAGCGGCTCCTCGACCTGGGCTTCGCGGGCTGGCGCGAGCGGGCGGTGTGGCGGCGCGAGGCCGTCTCCAACGGGCGTACGGGCGCGGTGGACCGCCCGGGGACCACGTGGCGCGACCGGCCGGCGATCGACCGGGGCGACGGCGTGTACCTGGCGGGCGACCAGGTGGCGGCGCCGGGGGTGCTGGCGGAGGTGTCGTTCACGAGCGCGGTGGAGGCGGTGTCGCTGGCCCTGCGGGCGTCGCACGGGACGCGGGCGCTTGACCTCAAGCGCGGTTGA
- a CDS encoding sensor histidine kinase, whose protein sequence is MEHDPDARWLARVMHVAFFLLLGASLARFLLRHPWEERSPWIIALSGALASLYLLGPVLGTRATPRRIAWLGTVVAVWMVLVVLAPSFAWCAVPLFYTGLRTLPSRAAFGLVTLLTVFVVTAQVKLSHGGWDPNLVIAPPAVAAIATAVFVHAERQADRQRALIDDLIRTRRELAATERREGTLAERQRLSMEIHDTLAQGLSSQQMLLQAADRTWDSDPSTARRHVRTAESIAERNLAEARRFVHDLAPADLAEGGGLEQALRGLATRESAAFRVDGTAVALPDRVQSALLRIAQGALANIREHAAAASAALTLTYLDDQVVLDVADDGRGFDPAPTRPDGGVRGHGLPAMRVRAQQLGGTLTIESAPGEGTVLSAAIPLSRPLEAGE, encoded by the coding sequence ATGGAGCACGACCCGGACGCACGCTGGCTCGCGCGGGTCATGCACGTCGCCTTCTTCCTGCTCCTCGGCGCCTCGCTCGCCCGCTTCCTGCTGCGCCACCCGTGGGAGGAGCGCAGCCCCTGGATCATCGCCCTCTCCGGCGCGCTCGCGTCCCTGTACCTCCTCGGGCCCGTCCTCGGGACCCGCGCCACGCCCCGGCGGATCGCCTGGCTGGGCACGGTCGTCGCCGTGTGGATGGTCCTGGTCGTGCTGGCGCCCAGCTTCGCCTGGTGCGCGGTGCCGCTCTTCTACACGGGTCTGCGGACCCTGCCGTCGCGGGCCGCGTTCGGCCTGGTCACGCTGCTCACCGTGTTCGTGGTGACGGCCCAGGTGAAGCTGTCGCACGGCGGCTGGGACCCCAACCTGGTGATCGCCCCGCCGGCCGTCGCCGCCATCGCGACCGCCGTGTTCGTGCACGCCGAGCGGCAGGCGGACCGGCAGCGGGCCCTGATCGACGACCTGATCCGCACCCGCCGGGAGCTGGCCGCGACCGAGCGCCGCGAGGGCACCCTGGCGGAGCGGCAGCGGCTCTCCATGGAGATCCACGACACGCTGGCGCAGGGCCTGTCGAGCCAGCAGATGCTGCTCCAGGCCGCCGACCGCACCTGGGACAGCGACCCGTCGACCGCCCGCCGGCACGTCCGTACGGCCGAGTCGATCGCCGAGCGCAACCTCGCCGAGGCCCGCCGCTTCGTGCACGACCTGGCCCCCGCCGACCTCGCCGAGGGCGGCGGGCTGGAGCAGGCGCTGCGCGGGCTCGCGACGCGCGAGTCGGCCGCGTTCCGGGTGGACGGGACGGCGGTCGCGCTGCCGGACCGGGTGCAGTCGGCGCTGCTGCGGATCGCGCAGGGCGCCCTCGCCAACATCCGCGAGCACGCGGCGGCCGCCTCGGCGGCGCTGACCCTCACGTACCTGGACGACCAGGTGGTCCTGGACGTCGCCGACGACGGCCGCGGCTTCGACCCGGCGCCCACCCGCCCCGACGGGGGCGTACGCGGCCACGGCCTGCCCGCGATGCGGGTGCGGGCGCAGCAGCTGGGCGGCACGCTGACGATCGAGTCCGCTCCCGGCGAGGGCACCGTGCTCTCCGCCGCGATCCCCCTCTCACGCCCCCTGGAGGCAGGCGAGTGA